One genomic window of Magnolia sinica isolate HGM2019 chromosome 3, MsV1, whole genome shotgun sequence includes the following:
- the LOC131238646 gene encoding polypyrimidine tract-binding protein homolog 3-like has product MIEPSKVIHVRNVGHEISESDLLQLVHPFGVVTKLVMLRAKDQPLLQMQDMASAINATGFRYLVPNGPKCTGFLYRCFICMLLEPF; this is encoded by the exons ATGATAGAGCCTTCTAAGGTTATTCATGTCCGAAACGTTGGCCATGAAATATCTGAG AGTGATCTGCTTCAGCTGGTGCATCCTTTTGGAGTTGTCACTAAGCTTGTGATGTTACGTGCCAAAGATCAG CCTCTTCTCCAGATGCAAGACATGGCTTCTGCCATCAATGCAACCGGTTTTAGGTACTTAGTCCCTAATGGACCTAAATGTACTGGGTTTTTGTATAGGTGTTTCATTTGTATGTTGCTTGAGCCATTCTAG
- the LOC131238981 gene encoding LOW QUALITY PROTEIN: uncharacterized protein LOC131238981 (The sequence of the model RefSeq protein was modified relative to this genomic sequence to represent the inferred CDS: inserted 1 base in 1 codon), translating to MTSQHEVKKNPGKPSGPGTLSARIANTASFTSSRLGGLNRKEFLLSMMRGYAVKEAWWCLGGPGCEEIIVKSNSLITKQQQQKEKRFERDATFAEGEGKGSGNGEGGGQGGDRGKGDNGGKNIGDGKGSGSANGKEENGREGKGKGDGKKIENGNGNGNGNGNGNRNGSGDGNGNGNGNGNGNGNRNGNGNGNGNGNGNGDGNGNGNGNGNGNGNGNGNGNSDGNGNGNGNGNGNGNGNGNGNGNGNGNNNGNGNGNGNGNGNGNGNGNGNGNGNGNGNGNGNGNGNGNGNGNGNGNGNVDNSATNYRVLPPITKTGQEQAVCLGQGXCHLQTLRCPTQCTQRKPRDAKKRKGCFIDCNKCETTCKFRKPNCSGYGSVCYDPRFIGGDGVMFYFHGAKGGDFALVSDDRLQINAHFIGNRPQGRTRDFTWVQAIAVMFDSHTLVVAAQKVTKWNDNMDALMVRWDGKDVIIPTDGEAEWRILSDKVRGRGVLVERTDMFNSVRVTIAGLMEMVVKVTPIGEVENRVHNYRLPEDDAFAHLETQFSFTGLTDMVEGVLGQTYRPNYISPVKIGVPMPMMGGEDKYRTMSFLSPQCATCRFQPQLPAIGVTDKSGLIGVA from the exons ATGACGTCCCAACATGAGGTAAAAAAGAACCCTGGGAAACCATCTGGACCTGGCACGCTGTCGGCTAGGATTGCAAACACAGCCTCCTTCACCTCTTCCAGGTTGGGGGGGCTCAATAGGAAAGAGTTCCTGTTGTCTATGATGAGGGGGTATGCAGTCAAGGAGGCCTGGTGGTGTTTGGGTGGCCCTGGATGTGAAGAGATCATAGTAAAATCTAACAGCCTCATCACCAAG caacaacaacagaaaGAGAAACGTTTTGAAAGAG ATGCCACCTTTGCTGAGGGGGAAGGGAAAGGTAGTGGGAATGGGGAAGGGGGTGGTCAAGGGGGAGATAGAGGGAAGGGGGATAATGGTGGGAAGAATATTGGGGATGGGAAAGGTAGTGGGAGTGCGAATGGGAAAGAGGAGAATGGCAGAGAAGGCAAGGGAAAAGGGGATgggaagaaaattgaaaatgggAATGGAAATGGTAATGGCAATGGAAATGGTAACCGGAATGGAAGCGGTGATGGAAATGGAAACGGTAATGGGAATGGAAACGGCAATGGGAACAGGAATGGAAATGGGAATGGGAATGGCAATGGAAATGGGAACGGGGATGGCAATGGGAATGGGAATGGGAATGGCAATGGCAATGGGAATGGGAATGGTAACGGTAACAGTGATGGGAATGGGAATGGAAACGGCAACGGCAATGGGAATGGGAATGGAAACGGAAATGGGAATGGGAACGGGAACGGAAACAACAATGGGAATGGGAATGGGAACGGGAATGGTAACGGGAATGGGAATGGAAATGGGAACGGAAATGGAAATGGAAATGGGAATGGGAATGGAAATGGAAATGGAAATGGGAATGGTAACGGGAATGGGAATGGGAACGGCAATGGTAATGTAGACAACTCAGCTACGAACTACAGGGTGCTTCCCCCAATAACAAAAACGGGGCAAGAGCAAGCAGTGTGCCTGGGGCAGG GCTGTCACCTACAGACACTCCGGTGCCCCACCCAGTGCACTCAGAGGAAGCCCAGGGATGCAAAAAAGAGGAAGGGCTGTTTCATCGATTGCAACAAGTGCGAAACCACTTGCAAAT TTAGGAAGCCCAACTGCTCGGGGTACGGATCAGTGTGTTATGACCCTAGATTCATCGGCGGTGATGGCGTGATGTTCTATTTCCATGGGGCCAAGGGAGGAGACTTCGCCTTGGTGTCTGACGATCGGCTACAGATCAATGCCCACTTCATTGGGAACAGGCCACAGGGGAGGACCCGTGACTTCACATGGGTTCAAGCGATTGCGGTCATGTTTGACTCACACACATTGGTTGTTGCTGCCCAAAAGGTCACCAAGTGGAACGACAACATGGACGCCCTCATGGTCCGTTGGGATGGCAAGGATGTCATAATCCCCACTGATGGAGAGGCCGAGTGGCGAATCTTGAGCGACAAGGTAAGAGGTAGAGGAGTGTTAGTCGAGAGAACTGACATGTTCAACAGCGTTAGGGTGACAATTGCTGGGCTGATGGAGATGGTTGTGAAAGTGACGCCCATCGGAGAAGTAGAGAACCGAGTGCACAACTATCGGTTGCCTGAAGACGATGCATTCGCACATTTGGAGACACAATTCAGCTTCACCGGTTTGACAGACATGGTTGAGGGGGTACTGGGCCAGACTTACCGTCCCAATTACATCAGCCCTGTCAAGATTGGTGTCCCCATGCCGATGATGGGGGGCGAAGACAAGTACCGCACCATGTCCTTCCTTTCTCCTCAGTGCGCCACATGTAGGTTCCAGCCACAACTTCCTGCAATTGGAGTAACAGATAAGTCGGGCCTGATCGGCGTGGCTTAG